Proteins co-encoded in one Streptomyces roseochromogenus subsp. oscitans DS 12.976 genomic window:
- a CDS encoding FadR/GntR family transcriptional regulator — protein MTTPGRGLHGRVLDTLGPAITAGEYPPGSVLRTDELAQHFEVSRSVMREAVRVLESMHLVESRRRVGVTVRPKAEWNVYDPQVIRWRLAGADRPRQLRSLTVLRSAVEPVAAGLAAKHATAEQCAELTECALGMVANSRGHKLEAYLIHDIAFHRVILNASGNEMFARLGDVVAEVLVGRTHHEVMFEDPDPAAVTLHVQVAEAVRAGDAIRAEQLTREITEGALHELDILAP, from the coding sequence ATGACCACACCGGGCCGGGGGCTGCACGGCCGTGTACTGGACACCCTCGGCCCCGCGATCACCGCTGGCGAGTACCCGCCGGGCAGCGTGCTGCGCACCGACGAACTCGCCCAGCACTTCGAGGTCTCACGCTCCGTGATGCGTGAGGCGGTCCGTGTGCTGGAGTCCATGCACCTGGTCGAGTCCCGTCGCCGGGTGGGCGTGACGGTCCGTCCCAAGGCCGAGTGGAACGTCTACGACCCGCAGGTCATCCGCTGGCGCCTCGCGGGCGCCGACCGCCCCCGCCAGCTGCGCTCGCTTACCGTGCTGCGCTCGGCGGTCGAACCGGTCGCGGCCGGCCTCGCCGCCAAGCACGCCACGGCCGAGCAGTGCGCCGAACTCACCGAGTGCGCGCTCGGCATGGTGGCCAACTCACGCGGCCACAAGCTGGAGGCGTACCTGATCCACGACATCGCCTTCCACCGGGTCATCCTGAACGCCTCGGGCAACGAGATGTTCGCCAGGCTCGGCGACGTCGTCGCGGAGGTCCTGGTCGGCCGCACCCATCACGAGGTCATGTTCGAGGACCCCGACCCGGCGGCGGTCACCCTGCATGTGCAGGTCGCGGAGGCCGTCCGCGCGGGCGACGCGATCCGCGCCGAACAGCTGACCAGGGAGATCACCGAGGGCGCGCTCCACGAACTGGACATCCTGGCGCCCTGA
- a CDS encoding YchJ family protein: protein MTSRACPCGLPRPYDACCGRFHAGSASAPTAELLMRSRYSAFVTGNAGYLLRTWHPRTRPEDLELDARMRWTGLEILDTAGGSAFHTTGTVTFRASYRGGSLHERSRFERVEGAWVYVDGDFLD, encoded by the coding sequence ATGACCTCGCGCGCCTGCCCCTGCGGACTCCCCCGGCCCTACGACGCCTGCTGTGGCCGTTTCCACGCGGGATCCGCGAGCGCGCCGACCGCCGAGCTGCTGATGCGGTCCCGGTACAGCGCGTTCGTGACGGGGAACGCGGGGTATCTGCTGCGTACCTGGCATCCGCGGACCCGGCCCGAGGATCTGGAACTCGACGCGCGGATGAGGTGGACGGGGCTGGAGATCCTGGACACCGCCGGCGGATCCGCCTTCCACACCACGGGCACGGTGACTTTCCGCGCCTCCTACCGGGGCGGTTCACTGCACGAGCGCAGCCGCTTCGAGCGGGTGGAGGGGGCGTGGGTGTACGTGGACGGGGACTTCCTCGACTGA
- a CDS encoding M1 family metallopeptidase, whose protein sequence is MAVQQSAGPDPYFPDNGDPRYRVHRYELTLDYRPGPNRLSGSARINAIAGRAPLTEFQLDLADFKIGRIRVDGRQPHYTHRGGRLRVKPAKPLRAGAAFTVEVHWSGNPKPVASPWGGIGWEELADGALVASQPVGAPSWYPCNDRPADKASYLISVTTPSAYAVVSGGRLLTRTTKASTTTWVYEQSAPTSSYLVGLAIGKFQTVLLGDPGPGGVPQHGHIPAQLLPEFSRDFARQPAMMELFQELFGPYPFEEYAVAVTDEELDVPVEAQGLSLFGSNHVDGARGSERLVAHELAHQWFGNCVSIADWRQIWLNEGFAKYAEWLWSERSGGRSAQQLAAAAHRLLAGLPQDLRLADPGRRSMFDDRLYERGGLTVHAVRCALGDDAFFRMLRGWVRLHRNGSVTTAAFTRHVARFTDEPLDGLFEAWVYGAKLPPLPMRREVP, encoded by the coding sequence GTGGCAGTTCAGCAGTCGGCCGGCCCGGACCCGTACTTCCCGGACAATGGCGATCCCCGGTACCGGGTGCATCGCTATGAGCTCACGCTGGACTACCGGCCCGGCCCGAACCGGCTGTCCGGGAGCGCCCGGATCAACGCCATCGCCGGGCGGGCGCCGCTCACCGAATTCCAGCTCGATCTGGCCGACTTCAAGATCGGCCGGATCCGGGTGGACGGCCGCCAGCCGCACTACACGCACCGGGGCGGCAGGCTGCGGGTGAAGCCGGCGAAGCCGCTGCGGGCCGGAGCCGCCTTCACCGTCGAGGTGCACTGGTCCGGGAATCCGAAGCCGGTGGCCAGCCCCTGGGGCGGGATCGGCTGGGAGGAGCTGGCGGACGGGGCGCTGGTGGCGAGCCAGCCGGTCGGGGCGCCGTCCTGGTACCCGTGCAACGACCGCCCCGCCGACAAGGCGTCGTATCTGATCTCGGTCACCACGCCGTCGGCGTACGCGGTGGTGTCGGGCGGGCGGCTGCTGACCCGGACGACGAAGGCGTCGACGACCACCTGGGTGTACGAGCAGTCCGCGCCGACGTCCAGCTATCTCGTCGGGCTGGCGATCGGCAAGTTCCAGACGGTGCTGCTGGGCGACCCGGGGCCGGGCGGGGTGCCGCAGCACGGGCACATCCCGGCGCAGCTGCTGCCCGAGTTCTCCCGGGACTTCGCGCGGCAGCCGGCGATGATGGAGCTGTTCCAGGAGCTGTTCGGGCCGTACCCGTTCGAGGAGTACGCGGTCGCGGTGACCGACGAGGAGCTCGATGTGCCGGTCGAGGCACAGGGGTTGTCGCTGTTCGGCTCCAACCACGTGGACGGCGCCCGGGGTTCGGAGCGGCTGGTGGCGCACGAGCTGGCGCACCAGTGGTTCGGCAACTGTGTGTCCATAGCCGACTGGCGGCAGATCTGGCTGAACGAGGGCTTCGCCAAGTACGCGGAGTGGCTGTGGTCCGAGCGCTCGGGCGGCCGCAGCGCCCAGCAACTCGCTGCCGCCGCACACCGGTTGCTGGCCGGGCTGCCGCAGGATCTGCGGCTGGCAGATCCGGGGCGCCGGTCGATGTTCGACGACCGGCTCTACGAGCGCGGCGGCCTGACCGTGCACGCGGTGCGCTGCGCGCTGGGCGACGACGCGTTCTTCCGCATGCTGCGCGGCTGGGTGCGGCTGCACCGGAACGGGTCGGTGACGACGGCGGCGTTCACCCGGCATGTGGCCCGGTTCACGGACGAGCCGCTGGACGGGCTGTTCGAGGCGTGGGTGTACGGGGCGAAGCTGCCGCCGCTGCCGATGCGGAGGGAAGTTCCCTAG
- the polX gene encoding DNA polymerase/3'-5' exonuclease PolX, with product MARPNDEVEALLQEYADLIAITGGDAFKARAYEKAARAIGGYPADIAKLDEDGLKEIPNVGRSIADKVIEYLRTGKMAVVEERRAKIPAGVRELITIPGLGPKKALRLYEDLRISSVSELAAAIEADALADLKGFGEKTQDNIRHGIELLQQAGARVPLSLALDTAEEIVAELSGVTGCTRCAYAGSLRRMRETVGDLDVLVAAKRSDPFMAALCELPATAEVIARGTKKTSVRTAKGLQVDLRVVPPESWGAAMQYFTGSKAHNIRTRTIAVHQGLKLSEYGLFDTESGDSLASRTEEEVYARLGLPWIAPTLREDRGEIEAALHGELPEVVTERDIRGDLHTHTDLTDGLAPLEEMVAAAAERGYKYYAVTDHAPNLYMQRMTDEKILAQRERLRELDGTQHRMRLLHGTELNIDPDGGVDWPEEFLAGFDLCVASLHSHFDLGRKAMTRRLVRACENPYVNVLGHPTTRLIGKRAGVDADWDEVFAVCARTGTALEVNAQPDRLDLCDEDILRAREHGVKFAVNTDAHAVPHLAQLRYGVGTAQRGWLTRDDVINTWPLTRLRTFLRKGR from the coding sequence GTGGCCCGGCCCAATGACGAGGTCGAGGCGCTCCTGCAGGAGTACGCGGACCTCATCGCCATCACGGGAGGCGACGCCTTCAAGGCGCGCGCCTACGAGAAGGCGGCGCGTGCCATCGGCGGCTATCCGGCCGACATCGCCAAGCTGGACGAGGACGGCCTGAAGGAGATCCCGAACGTGGGCCGGTCGATCGCCGACAAGGTGATCGAGTACCTGCGCACGGGCAAGATGGCGGTGGTCGAGGAGCGCCGGGCGAAGATCCCGGCCGGGGTCCGGGAGCTGATCACCATCCCGGGTCTGGGCCCGAAGAAGGCGCTACGGCTCTACGAGGACCTGCGCATCTCCTCGGTCAGTGAGCTGGCCGCGGCGATCGAGGCGGACGCGCTGGCCGATCTGAAGGGCTTCGGCGAGAAGACGCAGGACAACATCCGGCACGGCATCGAGCTGCTGCAGCAGGCGGGCGCCCGGGTGCCGCTGTCGCTGGCGCTGGACACCGCCGAGGAGATCGTCGCCGAGCTGTCCGGGGTGACCGGCTGCACGCGCTGTGCCTATGCCGGCTCGCTGCGCCGGATGCGGGAGACCGTCGGGGATCTGGACGTCCTGGTCGCGGCGAAGCGGTCCGATCCGTTCATGGCGGCGCTGTGCGAGCTGCCCGCCACCGCGGAGGTCATCGCGCGGGGCACGAAGAAGACGTCGGTGCGCACCGCGAAGGGGCTCCAGGTGGACCTGCGGGTGGTGCCGCCGGAGTCGTGGGGTGCCGCGATGCAGTACTTCACCGGCTCGAAGGCGCACAACATCCGTACCCGCACCATCGCGGTGCACCAGGGGCTGAAGCTCTCCGAGTACGGCCTGTTCGACACCGAGAGCGGGGACTCGCTGGCCTCCCGTACCGAGGAGGAGGTGTACGCCCGGCTCGGGCTGCCGTGGATCGCGCCGACGCTGCGGGAGGACCGCGGCGAGATCGAGGCGGCCCTGCACGGCGAGCTGCCGGAGGTGGTGACCGAGCGGGACATCCGCGGTGACCTGCACACCCACACCGATCTCACGGACGGCCTCGCCCCACTGGAGGAGATGGTGGCGGCGGCCGCCGAGCGCGGCTACAAGTACTACGCGGTGACGGACCACGCGCCCAACCTGTACATGCAGCGCATGACCGACGAGAAGATCCTCGCCCAGCGGGAGCGGCTGCGGGAGCTGGACGGCACGCAGCACAGGATGCGGCTGCTGCACGGCACGGAGCTCAACATCGACCCGGACGGCGGGGTGGACTGGCCGGAGGAGTTCCTGGCCGGCTTCGATCTGTGCGTGGCCTCCCTGCACTCGCACTTCGACCTGGGCCGCAAGGCGATGACCCGGCGGCTGGTGCGGGCCTGCGAGAACCCGTACGTCAACGTCCTCGGGCACCCGACGACCCGGCTGATCGGCAAGCGGGCGGGCGTCGACGCCGACTGGGACGAGGTGTTCGCGGTGTGTGCGCGCACCGGCACCGCGCTGGAGGTCAACGCCCAGCCGGACCGCCTCGACCTGTGCGACGAGGACATCCTGCGGGCCAGGGAGCACGGTGTGAAGTTCGCCGTGAACACCGACGCCCACGCCGTACCGCACCTGGCGCAGCTGCGCTACGGCGTCGGCACGGCGCAGCGCGGCTGGCTCACCCGGGACGACGTGATCAACACCTGGCCGCTGACCCGGCTGCGCACGTTCCTGCGCAAGGGAAGGTGA
- a CDS encoding dsRBD fold-containing protein: protein MTRPVRSRPPAVKEWRLNLYLSEHDPDTTARIVLDTGDNVLESHAEARRSPYDPDVPEIGDELAAGRALIAMGRILLRAADGDMKAVGSNETDGPSPLWPTEE, encoded by the coding sequence ATGACCCGACCCGTGAGGAGCCGTCCTCCGGCCGTCAAGGAGTGGCGGCTGAACCTGTATCTCTCCGAGCACGACCCGGACACCACCGCCCGGATCGTCCTCGACACCGGGGACAACGTGCTGGAGAGCCACGCCGAGGCCCGCCGCAGCCCGTACGACCCCGACGTACCGGAGATCGGCGACGAACTCGCGGCCGGGCGGGCGCTCATCGCCATGGGCCGGATCCTGCTGCGCGCCGCCGACGGGGACATGAAGGCGGTGGGATCGAACGAGACGGACGGCCCGTCGCCCCTGTGGCCGACGGAGGAATGA
- a CDS encoding gluconokinase, with the protein MRTPQVVVVMGVAGTGKTTIGPLLAARLGVPYAEGDDFHPQANIDKMSAGIPLDDSDRRPWLDAIGHWAHGRAGRGGVVSSSALKRSYRDRLRAAAPGIVFVHLTGDRKVIEDRMSDRQGHFMPTALLDSQFATLQPLQADEAGVAVDVGGSPEEITERAVKALEALPDTLPDTTE; encoded by the coding sequence ATGCGAACCCCCCAGGTCGTCGTCGTGATGGGCGTCGCGGGGACGGGCAAGACCACGATCGGTCCCCTGCTCGCCGCGCGGCTGGGCGTCCCGTACGCCGAGGGCGACGACTTCCACCCGCAGGCCAACATCGACAAGATGTCGGCCGGGATCCCGCTCGACGACAGCGACCGCCGGCCCTGGCTGGACGCCATCGGTCACTGGGCGCACGGGCGGGCCGGGCGGGGCGGGGTGGTCAGCAGCTCGGCGCTGAAGCGGTCGTACCGCGACCGGCTCAGGGCCGCCGCCCCCGGAATCGTGTTCGTGCACCTCACCGGCGACCGGAAGGTCATCGAGGACCGGATGTCCGACCGGCAGGGGCACTTCATGCCGACCGCGCTGCTGGACTCCCAGTTCGCCACGTTGCAGCCCCTTCAGGCGGACGAGGCGGGAGTCGCCGTGGACGTCGGCGGCAGCCCCGAGGAGATCACCGAACGCGCCGTGAAGGCACTTGAGGCGCTTCCAGACACGCTTCCCGACACCACCGAGTAG